The Mesorhizobium sp. INR15 region TGTTTTTCTTCTATGTAGGATTTGACCTCAAGCTGGCGGGCGCGGGCGCGAAGCGCCGAGCGGACCGAGTTTGACAGGCTGGAAGCGAGAAAAGGCCTCTCGAGAACAATCAGGTATCGATCTAGAAACCCCAGGCGGCCATCGATCTCTCTCCCGCGCCTCACCAACAGCACAACCGGAAAGTCCGACCAGGCCGGCTGGCTCTCCAGCCACCCGGCTAACGCATGTCGACCGGCGCTGATAAGCGCTTCCTCGGCGGCGACCAGACATTGCGCCTTGTCGAGAAGTGGCAGCACGTCCTCCAACGCGGGACAAACCCGGGTCGCGATGTTGCCTGTCGCCAATATCGAGGCAGCGATCTGCGCGTCGCGTCCAGATGGCGTGAGCAAGAGGACCGGGGGCTCCTGCATCAGGATGCCTTGTTTGTGATAAGATCAGACCGCTCGCCTTCGAAAACTGGAATGCCCGTTAGGATACCCCGAAAACGATTGAGCGGCTCACCAACAGTGATACCAGAACCATCGATCCGAAACTCTCGGATCGTGTCCTCGTGCGGGCCCACTCGCTTCTTTATCACCGAGATCGCTCGCCGGATGCGCCCGCCACTCTCGAAAAATCGTAGCAGCATCACAGCATCACACAGGTACGTCATATCGACGTCCACACCCATTTGCCCGATCAGTCCGTGATTGGCCAGCAGCAGGATTGTCACCACGCCCTTCTGGTTAAGATACGTAAGAATCTCATGCATTTGGAGGACCAGATGCTGCTCCTCAGACATCGCATTGAGATACCCAGTTAAACTGTCGATGACGACAAGCCTGGCATCCCGGCTCTCGACGGCAGTCCGTATCTGAGATGACAATTCTCCCGGCGACAGGTCGGCCGGATTGATTTGCTCCAGCACCAACATCCCTGATGCAATAAATGGTTTTAGCTCCATTCCCACGCCACCAGCCCTGGCCAGGAAAATCCGTTCGGTCTCATCGAAAAGCAGCACAAGAACACGCTCGCCTCGCTCCAGCGCTGCGTGGCAGAAGGACGTTGCAATTGTGGATTTCCCAACGCCGGAAGGTCCCATCAGCAGGGTGCTGGTTCCGCGGTCCAGTCCACCGCCGAGCAGCGTGTCAACCGCATTACCGCTGAGTGCCAGCGAACCATTCGGGGCTGGTTTATGATCTGCCGCAACAAGACGCGGAAACACCGTAACGCCGCCGGGCCTGATGACGAAATCATGGTAGCCACCCCGGATTTGTACTCCGCGCATCTTGATGACACGCAGCCGCCGCCGTTCGCCACCATAAACGGGCGTTAATTGCTCCATGCGAATGACGCCATGGCTGATTGAATGAAGGTTGAGATCTTCGTCCTCTCCGGTCAGGTCGTCCAGCAGCAGCACCGTTGCGTTGTTGAGAAGAAAGAAGCTTTTCAGCGCCAGAACCTGCCGGCGATATCGCAGGGAGCCCTGTGAGAGCAGCCGGATTTCGGAGAGCGAGTCAAACACGACCCTGTCGGGCTTGATCCGCCCGATTTCAGCCAACGCCGCCTGCACAGTCTCGCCAAGCTCAAGTTCCGAGGCATGAATCAGTGTCTGCAACTTGGAGGGGTCGAGGCTAAGTTCTGGCGGCACCAGCTCAAGGATGTCTACGCCCTGCAGGTCCCAGCCATGCCGACCGGCGACTGAAAGCAGTTCGCGCTTGCTTTCCGACAATGTGATGTAGAGGCATTTTTCGCCATGAGCCGCACCCTCGATCAGAAACTGTAGACCAAGGGTAGTCTTTCCCGATCCAGGCCTACCCTCGATAAGATGCGAGCGATACTTGGCGTATCCGCCACGCAAAATATGATCGAGCCCGGCCACGCCCGAGGCGATTGGTGACGCGTCATCTGTGTTCACATGGCTCTCCGACATAGGTGAAGATCGTAACGGGCGGGATTTTCAATTGTTCCATGCGCGGCAGCGACACCCGGCAATCGAATTCGCCAACAGAAAGGTAATCGATCCAGGCCGATGTCGTTGAAGTATCCCCATGAATAGGAAGGATAAACCGTGATCTGTTGGCCGAACTTACAAGAGAAGATAGGAACTGTTGCGGCGCTAAGCCGCGTACCTCCCGCCACCCCCCAAAACGGACAGGACCTTCGAAACTGGCGTATGGACGATGCCAAACGCGGATCGCCGCATGCCAAGAAGCTAT contains the following coding sequences:
- a CDS encoding ATPase domain-containing protein; its protein translation is MSESHVNTDDASPIASGVAGLDHILRGGYAKYRSHLIEGRPGSGKTTLGLQFLIEGAAHGEKCLYITLSESKRELLSVAGRHGWDLQGVDILELVPPELSLDPSKLQTLIHASELELGETVQAALAEIGRIKPDRVVFDSLSEIRLLSQGSLRYRRQVLALKSFFLLNNATVLLLDDLTGEDEDLNLHSISHGVIRMEQLTPVYGGERRRLRVIKMRGVQIRGGYHDFVIRPGGVTVFPRLVAADHKPAPNGSLALSGNAVDTLLGGGLDRGTSTLLMGPSGVGKSTIATSFCHAALERGERVLVLLFDETERIFLARAGGVGMELKPFIASGMLVLEQINPADLSPGELSSQIRTAVESRDARLVVIDSLTGYLNAMSEEQHLVLQMHEILTYLNQKGVVTILLLANHGLIGQMGVDVDMTYLCDAVMLLRFFESGGRIRRAISVIKKRVGPHEDTIREFRIDGSGITVGEPLNRFRGILTGIPVFEGERSDLITNKAS